The DNA region caacagcggaccaaacacatattacggcgcttccatctcattcgagagattatcgagagaggagatatgaagatttgcagagtacccacagaggctaacatcgcagatcccttgatcaaggctttggtacagagaaagcatgatggtcacactaggtcattaggccttagagcctacactgattgccactagtgctagtgggagattgttagttagagccctagagccaattagttgatgattgttgtatggactcgttgtatcatattcttgtatataaataaaggtatttgttttggttattatacttacttgtattggtgccaaataactaagtataatagcgtccctaagtagaaggttcttacctatattaatcgattggttgaatcgatagtgagatgatatagggaacactactcttaatcattcctagtcaagtattaacattcagggacaatgttaatgcgacgagactagcatgtaggtcaactcgatgacttgatctcataagtcatgaatatggagatatcaagttgacacatgggtatgcattggagaatgtatactgaataatccgccatgagaaagtatcatggattgttatatgagtgtcatatattttctcatgtggctattagtatgactattagtccttggacctaaaatcatcatggttccctacataaggagttacgtactttggcttcgtcaaacgtcacccgtaactgggtggactataaaggcgattactgggtatgtaacaaattatgcagagagatgtgagtgatgtagatgagatctatccctcctatatgacgggagtgacatcgatattcttgatagagtgagaccactaagtgcatggtcatgcccaaatgagtcaatatgagatattgagttcatttgattgagtgagtctacttggagttcaagatttagattgtttagaggatgacacagtctatgcctcatattgatcaatctaaatgtctaggatagaaggacaatgtcatatattgtgaggagtcacaattagtagtcacaaggtaatgttggatctcaacattcttgtaacttgggtagtaatgatgtgttgctagataccgctcattacttatgattctaaatgggttcaggagcattgccaacattacaagaacctatagggtcacacacaaagggcaattagatggagattaggttcatttgatgaacctaaaggattaggttcatgtgatgaatcaaattgagctaattgagttggactcaatttagttaatgtgttaagtgagtctaatttggacttagactcatttaattaatttaattcaatgaatagagattcattaaattaaaattgacttgaaccaatggttagatttgatcaaccatgtgagagaagtggtcaagtttgacttgacttgagaggaagatgaagggtcaagtttgacttaaccatttgccacctcattggtgagttgtcaTTAAGTGGcccaataatgatgtgccacatcatcaaggctagcacatgggACCTCATGTGtgtcccatggaggtttaaaagccttcttttcaatgtggtcggccacttttgtggagttacaagcttgaattgatttttcattcaagttatcttcttcctcaagctcttctcttctctccctctcctcccgtGGTTGAACCCtaaaagggtgctagcacaccttttgtttggtctctccatctcttgcttgtgtggatacacatagaggagtatctactttgatactctcgagatccggcgaaccttggacgagcgggattacgcgaagggcttcgcatcaagggtaacctcttttcttttgtagatctagtgtagatttaggttagaaaactcatacttgaagttttacgaaattttaatcttcgcacggatccgtggaatgggactttcggggttttcgcaacgcaaaaagtggtttttacggcccgaaaaatccaacaatatCAAGGTGGGAGGTTTCTCGATAACAGCGTTTTCCTCTAGCCGTGGAGCCTTCCGCGCTGCTTTGGCCTCGGCCTTAACCATCTCCACGTAACATCGCCGAGCGGCTAGTTGATCACCCTTGACCTCGCCCACCTGGTCATGTACTATGAACTTTATCTTCTGATAGTAAGTGGACATTGCCGCACGGaattcgttgagggtcggtcggcccaaaatgatgTTGTAGGCTGATGGTGCGTCCACaactatgaagttggtggtcctggTCCTCCTCAACGattcctctcccagcgagatggTCAGTCTTGCATGGCCGATCAACAAGACTTTATTGCCcatgaacccgtagaggggggtcgtcatgggcagcagttcGCCGCGATCGatctgcagctgatcgaacgccttcttaaaaacgatgttcaccgaactccccgTGTCAACGAAGgcccggtgaatggtgtaattggcaatcaccgctcggatgatcaaagcATCATCGTGAGGGATTTCGACCCCCTCTAGATCGCTGGGGCCGAAACTGATCTTAGGCCCTTCAATCTTCTCCTTGCTACATTTGACGGCATGGATCTCCAACTAATGGGCATACGATTTCCTAGCCTGGTTAGAGTCTCCGCCGGTCGAGCCTCCGGcaatcatgcctatctctccccGGAAGCATTAtttctgttctcctcttcccggACGGATGGTCTATTCCATTCGGACGGGATTCTGGAGGGATCGGTTTCCTCCCTCCGCTAATGGTGGTGGCGCTCGggctctcttctctcttttcgaCGGCGATCTCGTCGATCAGGAGATGGAGAGCGACGATGATACCCCCTGGGGGTCGGTCGGTTGACGATTGGCGTCAGTCTCCAGCAATCCCGTGTGTTGTGCATTGCCGACTGGTGAAACGAACAAAACAtaggcgtccataccttgcccttggACGCCTTGGGTTGACCAAATGCTACGTGCTGCACGGCGTGTGTTATGGTTTCTTGATGCAGTCATGAtccttcggccctcggtcctttAGACGACATATGGATGCTAGTCGGTCGACGTTCGGTCGGCACTGAATGCTCGATCGACGCCTCCTTTCTTCTAGCCGCCTggacttcttccacattgatgtactcattagcctttttcagcatgtggtcgaagtcccggTGCGGCTTCttgatgagtgatcggaagaagccCTCTTCGACGAGCCCCTCGGTgaatgcattcatcatggtctcggatgagaccgaggggatatccatggtcacctggttgaagcgttggatgtatgctcggagcgcttccttgggcccttgtttcagggcgaagaggctgacgcttgtcttctggtagcgtcggctgctggtGAAGTGGTGCTGGAAGAcggctcggaagtctttgaaacttcgtATCGAGTCGTCCGGCAGTCTTCTGAACCAGCGCCGTGCCGATCCAGAGAGAGTCGTGAAAAAGACTCTACATTTTACTCCGTTCGTGTACTGGTGTAGCGTAGCCTCATTGTCGacccgatccagatgatcatctgggtcggtcgtcccattgtaTGTCTCGATCGTCAACAGGGTGTAAAGTCGAGGCAGAtagtcttgtaagatctcctctgagaactgTCTGTTGATCCATTCGGGGGATGCGGCGCTTCGGGGCGCTTTTCCTTTCCGCGCGTCCTGAACGGACACCTCGTCAGAAGATGATCCCCGCTCCTGATGCGCTTGGGCTATCTGCAAGGGGGTTTGGAACAAATCCCGGTGGAAGGGGATCGGTATAGGCGACGCTTCCCCTAGGGTGTCGGTTGGCCTTCGGTTCTGCCCCCATACGGAGAGTTGCTCCGCTCGGTCTTCTTGCCCTGCTCGCCTATCGGTTGCCGAGGTCACAAGTTGCAATCCAGGCCGATCGGCTATcgcctgttgttgttgctgctccatCATTTTTGCTGCTCGCACTTACACGAGTatctccaactcttcttgtgtgagcgtcacggtggttagccgtccagcgtcttccatttCCTTGGCTCGAATTCAGGtggcgttcccacagacggcgccaaatatgatcctgtccgaaagtcaagGAGGTGGATGCTGGGGACATGACGCTCCGGTTGACCTCTGAAGGAGTTTGCTCCCACCTGCtacacaagcagcgtcagtgtcgagccagggaagggattcccgacgatgatcctccgacgctcaagtcagtctccgacgaAACAAGAAGCAAAGGAAACTGTAGCGTAACTGTAGAGATcgcgagaaaagcatacctccgaCGATGCCTGGACCCcactttatatagggctcctataGCGTATGTGCATGCTTATTAAAGCAAGCACGCAATCCCAAGTTTTCCCTGAagagacatgtcagtaaagtatttctgacatagtaccttaacggaccgagcatatctctgaagtgacagtggaaacttctgtCATACGATCCCCTATTTGACCACGTCGCCCGTCGACGACACTCACTCCCAAAAGAATGTTGAAGGATATCCTGCTGTCTGTTCCTCGTCCGAACGGAATAGCCGCTCGGCTGGGAGTCCCCTGTCCATGTGTCGTTCATTGCTGGGTCGAGCGGGATGACCGCTCGCCGGGAGTTCGTTATCTTGCTGATGAATTCATTACTTGACCGAGTGAGGTAGCCGCTCAGTTGATACTTCCACTGTCTGGTTTGCTTCTTCCTGAATCACCCTACAGCGGCCCAGTCTGGGGCCTCGAGCCATTGCTGTTCTTTCTTTTTGCAGAGTGATCGTCTTCTCGTAAATTCAAAATCTGAACTAGATCACAGAATTTGAGCAGAGACTTCGTGTGCATCGAAATCTCTGAAAGTTTACTGAAAGATAAACGAGTGGCGAAACAACATGAGTTTGTGATCTAAGAGCAAAGACACTTATTCCTATAAGAACAGGCGGAGTAACTAAGAACGCTGAACACTGAATGGAACATGTAATCGCATAACTGGAAGTGGTTAGATTCATGATGCTCTGTTTGCCTTGGCGTCGGTAGGCGCCATTGCAGCACCTGAAACGGCCACAACAGAGCTCGCCGGCTGACCCTGAGGAGCTAACGCCGGGGATGAGGTTGCCTGAGAGTAGTATAGCTGCTGGTGGGAATGATCGACGCCGCCCCCGAATTCATAGCCGTAGTTAAGCATCGTCGCGGGTGGCTGAGAAAGATTATGGGGCTGAAGCACGTGGTACCCGGCGCCGGCGAACGAGTGGGTGGGCACTGCAGGTTTCGCCTGGGTTTGCGTCGAATTTGGATCCGCCAAATTGTACGTCGCGGCCGGCTGAACGGGGTAGAAGTACATGGGAATTTGGGGGTCGTATGGGTGGGGGGTTTGCGGCGATTGCTGTATTGCGTGGGAGGCTGCGATCGGGTAGTAGGATGAAGCGGGGATGACGTTGCCGGCGGCGGGATGGGGCATGTAGTGGGGATTCACCGAAACGTACTGTGGCTGCTGTTGATGGAACTGCGGATGGAGCTGTGGCTGCTGGAATTGCTGCGGTTGCACTTGGGGAAATTGGTAACCGGCGATGCTAGTCGCCGGAAACGGAACGTGGTAGCTGGGATCCGAGGAAACAGGCAGGTCGCGTTTTTGATCAATCGTGGCATCCGAAAACAGCAGCATCCTGGAGACAGAGATCGAGTAGCTTTTTACTCTAAGAACGAACCAAAATTGCAACTTTTGTTCTTATCAGTAACCAAAAGGGGAAAACGATACCTCGATCCGGGAACAGGGATGGGTGCTTCGTTCAGATTTGGCTTCAGGGATTGCTGAGAGAGATTGGGGATGACACCCAGATCATACTTTTCGTCATCGTAGGAGAAATTTCGGATAGGGTTTTCGATAGGGGAGACGGTCGTGGTGGCGACGGAAGATGCGGAGAGGGGAACAGTTGGAGGGGGGCGGAGATAGTGAGGGAACGCTGGCTCCTTACAATCGTCGTGGCCACCGGTGGATGAGGCCGGTGCGGCGGAATGAATCGTGTGGGAAAAATTGTCCTCGAAGCCGGTGCGGATGGGCGGAAGATTggagggagaaggagaggaagatgcAGATCCGAAGGAGGAATTAGTATCGAGCATGGCCGTGTCCGGGATGGAGTGAACGTCCTGGGTTTGGCGGGCAAGCTTGCCGGAAGATTCCGGGCGGCGCTGGATGACGAGCGGCTCGGGCCGATCTAATTGACCCCCTCCCGCACTGCCGGATATTAGGGCACCGCTGTGAGAGTGAACGGAGGAGAGGTCCTCGAGGCCAAGGAGGCAATTGACGGAGGCAGAGTCGGAGGACAGGCGGCGAGGGACTCCGTCGATCCCCATCCCGCCCATAGCGCTATTAAGGGCGTCGACGAACCAAAGATCCGATTTGGAATCGTCGAGGAGAGACCCAATCGAAGACGCGGGCGACATCTCCGCCTTGGATGGAAAGAGGAACAACCGGAGGCGGGAGGAGCCGGTGGCCCCGCCCCCAACGCCAGCGGAGGAAGCGGCCACGATTCGCTCGTACTCCTCCGCCATGTTGTCGAGGTCCTCATCCGTAGCGACTGAGATCAGCGAGTCGAGGTCCTCGTTGGGGAGCTGGTACTTGAGGGAGAAGGAACGACCGCCAAGGAGGTTCCGAGAGAGCTTGCCGGAAACGTCAGCGAGAGTAGAGTGGCGATCGACGACCACCATGCGGGTCTCTCCTCCGACGTAGCATAGGGACTTATCGCTCGGCCGGGGGACGATGCGGCCGCCGTAGCTGCACATCAAGCGGAGGCGGGCGCCGGCGGAACTGGCCGGAGGCAACGCGGGTTCCTCCCAGCAGCCTCCGGAGAGGGAGCGTGGGGACGATTCGACATAGTCGGAGTGGCAAAGGCCGGTGGTGGCGGAACCGGCGGCGGCCGTTTCCATAAAGGCAGGGAGGAGAAGTGGAAATGGGTTGGCGGAAGGGGAGAGGTAAGAAGAGTGGGTTCACGTCGTTTCTATTTCTTCGTCCTCATATCTTTTTATCTTTTCCACCCCTAAAATTTAACAATCTATCTTAAACGACCTCTAAAGTTTGATAATGCCAAAAGTACTCCTAATATTTACTAAGTGGCATTAAAATTCCCCTAAAATATCGATTTTACCGTTCTAAATTATCACTTAAATCACTCAAAGACAATTTTACATCAAATTAAACAAAATATTAGGATATTAATGAGGGTAAGGTTTAAGGtttcaatattatttaaaatttaaagacattttcaaaattctaagagCATTATGAAAAATGTCCTTATTAACAATTGGTATACTGTAAAGAGGAGGACGAGGTTTCTGAGTCCCGTCCATTTTATGCGGAGAGGTGCAACGCACGTGATGTACGATCGTGCCTGATGGCCCAACGAGAAGCATAAAACATCATCGCACATTTACTACTAGTCGAATGAGTATTATTTTATTTCGAAAATattcttatttttaatattattataataataattaattaattattacaattgattaaattatttaattttttatatcaattaTTAATTGTTACGGTATTACAACAACCGGCttttacaaaaattttaaaataatttatcaaattaaaataattttaataaaattaagataatttaaaaagaatattttaatataataatatttatatatttattttttattagagaaaaaaaattatattacaaTTAGACACAGGCGTtgcaaatattttaaaagtaaaatatacgATGGGATactcatttgatttaattttatgaaataggaatattttttaatttatcatgacTATTGAGAAAATTTTATGGGATCAAAATGGTCATTCAGGGTTAATTGAGTTTATCAGAATGAACTCATACATGTCCTTGAGACTATGGTGTAACGATAGGACATCTAGTTGTCATCCAGACACCCGTGATTCGATCTCCAACTATGACAAATTTATAGAAATGTTTCCTACTAAAAGATGTTGGGTGTCTAAGCTGTCCCACTGTGAGCACTTCCTGATTTACCCCTGATGACTGGTGAAAAAATTTTATGAAATCGGACCGGTCACCCATGGTTAGCTGGGTTTATCAGAACGACCCCATACTTTTTGAAAGAGATAAATTATAGAGAATTTCATCCAATAACAATAGCACATATAATGAGAGGTGAGATAACTAATGAGACATTTCTCATCCGTTAAAAATCGATCCTGAATTTTTTATTACAACACGTCCTTTATATAAATCATTTACGTCCGACTACTTATCTTATGATTTATCTCCCTTTATATAATATAAATCTTAAGAAAACGAACTTAACCATCTTTTATTCTACATCAATCCATAGGGATTAAGTATGTCTCCCGTTTTTATGATTAATCAGATTAGGGAATGTTAAATTTGAATAATCAATTTGATCCTAtacaaattttctataaattactaaaataaaaaaaaaagtatttacaatataaataatTAAGTATCCTTACCACTGGACCATAATAATCCTGGGGCATATCTCTTGTTCTCAATTTGGGGTTTGGAGAGTGGCATCGTGCATGCCGAGCTAACCCTAGCTCCTTTGTCTCCTTTACATAAATAAATCAGAGAGGGTACGGCAGATAACCTAAACAAGGGGGTGGATCCTGTGCCACCAATGCCATGCTGAGTCACTCACTCGAACGCCCAGTTGTCTGCATTCTCTCGGCCGTTTCTGCGATATAGCCTGTCACTGTTTGGAAGGGGTCCGGGTGATCAGATATGACTAGACACTGTGCGTTCGTATAGCATCTCCAATTACAGTGACTCAGTGCCTTGTCGTTTGCCATGATCTCATCATATGTGTCTTCTGAGTGGTCCATCAATTCATGCGAGGCGAACAAAGAATGAACCAAAACTTTTAAAAGGTTTTGGATCTGCTATTTGATTTCtgtgtaaaaataaataaaataatataaaaagtctcaaattaaataaatcataaaaagatgttttttaaaaaagaaataaaaaaatgacaTTAAATATTTTACTTTAAGGATACCCTTATCTTTAATATTATTGTAACAATTAAACTAGGTATTATAATGTATAATATTTTCTTCTCACTACTAATCACCTgataaaatcaattataaattaaTCTCATGATCTATTTTCCTTCACATAATATAGAGACGGGTTATGATATTCGAACTTTAAAATTTAGGGGGCATTtgattaaatgatgggaatgactatgagtatgagtttgataatagggtggaatgggaataggaatataaatgaaacccatcaagttatatgggtttggttgattcccataaatctagtaatcattcctaAAATATCATTCTCAAACCCATAATCCAAATACTATCTTTTattatcattccattccctcattctcaaacccatcaaccaaacacccccttaaagtttaagattttaatgaaataattaatttttcatattaTAGTAACTACCCAGTAACTTCTATACATTATAGATAGCTACTAAGTAAATTTCACATATTGTgactaaatattaaattttaaaatcttaaactcTAAATCATAAGCATTAAAcactaaaataattatttttttcatagctGCCAAATAATTTTTATACATTGTAATAACTTCCGAGTAGATTTTATATATTATcgctaaattttaaatcttataattttaaaacctaaatcCTAAACAATGAacattaaaaaagtaaaaaaaatttatgttatATCAGCTACCAAATAGTTTCTATCCACTGTAGCAGCCGCCAAATAAATTTTACACATTgtaattaaatcttaaaattttaaatcctaatttAAAACTATgaatactattatatcaaaatactctttaataatttagttaaaattatttaaactttataaaatcattttaagttaatcaaaataaatttaaaataattatagtaACTATTTAGTATCTTCTATACGTTCTAACAGCTAAAGAGTACATTTTACATTGTATCACATCAAAAGATGAAACCGTCACCTTAACAGCTCATCTAGGGCGATCCCACACACTCTAGAAGGGGTAAATCACTGGAGATTTGCCTTAACTCAGAGGCTCTTTGCATGGGGGAGTTCAGACACTTAGCAAGATATTTTTACATCCATTCAGAATTGACTCTAAGACCTATTACATCAAAAACTCATGCAAATACCTACTGCGTCAACCTGCGAGGGTGTACATTTTACATTGTAGCAAGTAGTCATAGTTGctataataattctaaaaaataaaGAACAACATTATAGCAACTATTCATATAGCCTCTATCGAGTAGTTAAGATTAATCAGGTAATAGCGAATCTTGGGCGACAGATCCAACTTCACGAAAATTTTTGTTGGACAAACTGCCGGAGATTTTAGGGAATTAACCGAATTTAAATTACaacaaattaaattcaacttatctgtcgagatgaTTTGAGCAGATAACCTCAGGCTACCAGTGGAGGCTGGTTTCTGCCAAGTGATAAGTGCAAACTGTACAGTGGTCGAGCGGGGTAGAGTGGTCGAGTGGACAGATCGGCCGAGCAAACAGAGCAGGTTGTGAGGCAGAGCAGCTAAGTGGGTGGATCGGTCGAGCAGGCAGTGTTGGACGTGAGGCAGAGTAGCCAAGTGGCAGAGCTAGCAGATTGATCGAGCAAGCCCAACATCTGGGCGGTGGAGACGTCCAGCAGTGGAGACCACTGAGCGTCGAATCTTAGTGGACAAATGGAGCAGAGTCACCTGTTGGACCGCGTtggccggctaaaaggggggttgaataaccctgtaaaaattaaaagcacaacccttctcaaacattcaaaagaacacttgcataaataaagtaaacaaatcaaacaGGAAAAAAGAGGCAaaggagttttacttggttacaaccggggaagttgttaatccaaggaagttgaagcacaCTAACTatatccttcaggcggagaagtctcttacagcattTAAGTACAGAAAATAAAGAAGTTAAACTACAAatgaagcgcacaagcgttggaaatgataATTGCTTGTCTGTTTtgtagcttctggaccaaggttgtatttatagccttggtcggggcacttggaaggggataaaattttatccccgatGCAACGATCAGCGTCCATATCATTCTGGATAGAAtcagcattccgggcgcccggaatggttccgggcaccccagGTGGGgaaagtcaacctagttgacttttttagcccgggtcttttgctccggctccgttcgcctcggtccgagtcttccgctcgcttgggtgatctcggtcatccggaatagggctcacccgaacccaacttctggccttctcgagcaggcttccgctccggcttctcgtccctcggaatcgtcgcgtgcttccttctcatccgccaacgTATTCATCcacagctcttcgtccctcggtcgcaccccgtgccgactttCTCACTAGCcacatctcttgctccccgagcaatctttcattccgacttctcgtccctcaaaactagcgcacacttccttctcgtctgtcggggtactcttccgcgacacctcatccctcggacacaccgagcccgtcggctctttccccgtgccgtccttctcgctagccacatcttccgctcgacttcctgtgcttctaagttcctgcacacttagacacagggttaaaataccacaagacctaacttaacttgttgatcacatcaaaacaaccttagggttccaacatcaCCAACCGGGCAGTACAATTTACTGGCTAATTAGGTTGAGTGGCACAAAACAAGGCGGTCGAGTCACAGATCAGACTGAGTGACCAATCAAGTAGATCAGCCAATCGACTTGTGCGATCAAGCGGGCGAGTGGACTGAGACTTGCGATGGTCGCAGTTTCCTTAAAACATATTCACCCCGTCTCTGGCTGTACTTCGACGTTTTCTCGGATCTTCTATTTTCCAAGATATAACGGTTAGccatgattcccaccaagcaccGGTGGTCACAGTGAATTGAGAGGTACTTGATTGCTATCACAAGTACTTCGCCGAGCAAGAGATaaacgacagaggaggaggggaacgtaggtggagagTTTCAATTTTTCCCATGTGTGTATTGCTCAAAACCATGGTCTCCCTTTAAATAGTAGTATCATCCCTTACCTGTATTAAACGTTGAGTAATGACCATTCAATACCTAAGGATTAATGATAGCCGTCGACCATCAATAATCGACCATTACTATCTGGGAGGTTaggaaattgtttttaataaTAGTTAATGCTTCCATTACCTTCTTAAGCAGCAAATAAAAAGAATCTATGTGGCAAAATGTTAgttgttccacttggacaaaCTTTGTCTCAATCCGGGCCTTGGATTTGCACCCcttgcgcacccacgcgtgagagagagtctctccccatgcatttgttcacatcattaatacatgtgaattaatataaaccaactaatatgcattgaaactcccaatgtgagactaaagtttCATTCACAATCGAgtttctttcctcttccacctcttctctatTAACATATACCCAGCAATCCCTCACATGAATAGAAATAGGGTATGTGATAGTATTTAGCAGTTGAGTTCGGTATAGAAcgggtaggttttaccctttgaacctttccTTGTGAAGATTTGTTTATTTACTGGCTGACAATAGACGCGATGTCCTTAAATTGTTCTCTCATCTATttaagcattgacatatctcatCTAAGGCTCTCCCTAATACAACTcaattctcatgagtgtgttcgttcttggttATGAACACGCTTGAttttgtgagaagctctaagaattgtgcctccaattctcttcgaagtggTCACACTTCTTTCTCACATGGGTAATCTTTTAAGAGTATTCCTCATTACTCTATTGGATCACTAAAAGTTGTGTGCTCAGCCTCCATCCTTTACTAGTACATTGGATCATTCCCCAACAGTGAGTAACTTTGTCAGTACAATTAAGTTGTCCCTTTGAATTTCGTTCTTGAGATCTCCAATCTGCATAGGTTGAGTTTCCTTTGCACCAACATTTCTCATTGGCATCAATCTTATCCCTCGCGATGAGattgcaactaactctctgttGAACTCATTGGCTAAtagatctgctaggttatcatTTAACttcacataataaaaaatgataactcccgttgagagtagttgtctaatagtATTATGTCTATGATGTGTATATTTAGACTTactattatacagatggctctatgCCCGACCGATTATTAAATGACCATCATAATGTATGTAAATTACCAGTACAGATTTCGGTCATCTCAGagtatcttctaagaattgtcttAGTTATTCAGCCTCTTTACCACATTTATCAAGAGCTACAAAATCAGATTCTATTGTGAATCTGGTTATTATAGTTTACTTAAAAGATTTTCAAGAAATTGTTGCACCTCTAAGAGTAAgcacatatccactcgtagatttagagtcttttatatcatatATCCAACTCATATGGCTATATTCTTCGATCAGAGCAAGATATCTCGTATAATGCAGTCTGTATCacaagtatacctcaagtactttagtactcttgttatcctttTCCAATGCTCAACACTAGGATTACTTGTATATCTACTCATTTTACTTACTACGTAGGCTAAGTTTGATATGTATAACTCATAGGTA from Zingiber officinale cultivar Zhangliang chromosome 4B, Zo_v1.1, whole genome shotgun sequence includes:
- the LOC121975370 gene encoding uncharacterized protein LOC121975370 → METAAAGSATTGLCHSDYVESSPRSLSGGCWEEPALPPASSAGARLRLMCSYGGRIVPRPSDKSLCYVGGETRMVVVDRHSTLADVSGKLSRNLLGGRSFSLKYQLPNEDLDSLISVATDEDLDNMAEEYERIVAASSAGVGGGATGSSRLRLFLFPSKAEMSPASSIGSLLDDSKSDLWFVDALNSAMGGMGIDGVPRRLSSDSASVNCLLGLEDLSSVHSHSGALISGSAGGGQLDRPEPLVIQRRPESSGKLARQTQDVHSIPDTAMLDTNSSFGSASSSPSPSNLPPIRTGFEDNFSHTIHSAAPASSTGGHDDCKEPAFPHYLRPPPTVPLSASSVATTTVSPIENPIRNFSYDDEKYDLGVIPNLSQQSLKPNLNEAPIPVPGSRMLLFSDATIDQKRDLPVSSDPSYHVPFPATSIAGYQFPQVQPQQFQQPQLHPQFHQQQPQYVSVNPHYMPHPAAGNVIPASSYYPIAASHAIQQSPQTPHPYDPQIPMYFYPVQPAATYNLADPNSTQTQAKPAVPTHSFAGAGYHVLQPHNLSQPPATMLNYGYEFGGGVDHSHQQLYYSQATSSPALAPQGQPASSVVAVSGAAMAPTDAKANRAS